The segment GTCTCCATCGTGGAGTCGGTGCAGGTGAAGGCCGACGCGGTGCGCAGCGTGGTCGGCGGCGGCGAGCTGTTCCGCTTCCGCGACGAATGGCTGCCCATCGTTCGCCTGTACGACGTGTTCGGCTGTGAAGGCGAGCGCCGCGCGGTCGACGCCGGCATCGTCATCGTGGTGGAAGGCGAGGGCACCCGCATTGGCCTGTTCGTCGATGAACTCATTGGCCAGCAGCAGGCCGTGGTGAAGTCCCTCGAAGCCAATTACCGCCGCGTGGCGGGCATTTCCGGTGCCACGATCCTGGCCGACGGCTCCGTCGCCCTGATCGCCGATATCGCGGGCCTCGTCCGCCTCCAGGGCCGCCGCAAAGCCGCCTGACCCGCTGGGTTTTGTCTCAAATTCCCCCTCAAGAATGGGGCGGGCTGGCCGATACCCCTTTGAGGGGTCCCGAACGCCGCCCCATCCGCAGTGGGAACAGAATGAACCAGCCAGCCAGCACCGCCACCGTGGCCGACGAAGCCGCGCAGTACCTCACCGTGAATCTCGGCAACGAGGAATACGGCGTCGATATCCTCGCCGTCCGTGAAATCCGTGGCTGGACACCGGTCACCCGTATTCCCCAGGCACCCAGCTACGTGCTCGGCGTGCTCAACCTGCGCGGCGCCATCGTCCCCGTGCTGGACCTGCGCCTGCGCTTCGGCCTGGCCCGCGAGGAATACACCGCCACCACCGTGTGCGTCATCGTCATGGTGGCCGGCCGCCAGTTCGGCGTGGTCGTGGACGCCGTCTCCGACGTGGTCGAAGTCGTCGCCTCGGGCATCCGCCCGGTGCCCGACATGGGCACCACCGTCGATACCGAATACCTGAAGGGCCTGACGTCTGCCGGCGAGCGCATGGTGCTCCTGCTCGACGTGGACCGCCTGCTGCAGCCGCAGGACGCCCAGATGCTGGAAGCCGCGCTGGCTTCTGCCGACACCAAAGCCGTTGCCTAAGCTCTCGAACTGGAATCGTAATGAAGAAGTTGAAGCTGAAGATCCCCGCCCTGACTGTTCGCGGGCGCCTGTACGGCGTGCTCGGCCTGCTCACGGCCATGCTGCTCGGTGGTGCCGCCGTCGGCCTGGGTGCCATGTACTTCCAGAACGAAGGCATGCGCCAGATCTATGAGGAAGAGCTCGCCCCGTCGGAAATGCTGAGCCGCGTGAACACCCGCGCCCTCATGGCCTTCGTCGTGCTCGGCGAAGCGGCCGCCAAGGTTGACCAGAAAGACCAGGTGAACCAAAAGCTCGCCGAGTTCGACAAGTACCAGGAAGAAATGACCAAGTTGAAGGCCGACTTCGTCAAGCTGCCGATGTCCGACGACATCAAGAAGCTCTACGACAAGTGGCAGGCGACGAACGACGACTACAACTCGGCCAAGGCCGACATGGTCGACGCCCTGAAGCAGGGCGACAACGGCGCCTCCGACGTGCTCGAGCTGCAGGTTCGCCCGCTGCTGATGGATCGCCAGGACAAGCTCAACAAGCTGATCGAAGCCAAGCGCATCGAAGCCGAGGGCATCTACGCGAAGGAAACCGCGCAGTACAAGACGATCCGCGCACTGTCGATCGGTTCGCTTTCCGTCGGCCTGTTCATCTGCCTGCTCATCGGCGTGCTGGTGGTGCGTTCGATCATCGCCACGCTCACGAAGACGGTGGCCGTCGCCCACGAGATTGCCGAAGGCAAGCTGGGCCACGACATCAAGGTGACCCGCAGCGACGAACTGGGCCAGCTCCAGTCCGCGTTCAAGACCATGGACGAGCGCCTCGCCGCCATCGTCTCCGAAGTGCGCCACGGCTCGGGTTCGGTCAGCACGGCCGCGCAGCAGATCTCGCGCGGTAACGACGACCTCTCGCAGCGCACGCAGGAACAGGCCTCGAGCCTGGAAGAAACCGCTTCGTCGATGGAGGAAATGACCTCCACCGTGAAGCAGAACGCCGAGAACGCCAGCCACGCCAACCAGCTGGCCCGTGGTGCACGCGAGCAGGCGGAGAAGGGCGGTGAAGTCGTCGCCCAGACCGTCATCGCCATGCGCGAAATCAGCAGCTCGTCGAAGAAGATCTCCGACATCGTCAGCCTCATCGACGAAATCGCCTTCCAGACCAACCTGCTGGCGCTCAATGCCGCGGTGGAAGCGGCGCGTGCGGGTGAGCAGGGCCGCGGCTTCGCCGTGGTGGCCACCGAGGTGCGCAACCTCTCCGGCCGCTCGGCCAATGCGGCCAAGGAAATCAAGGCGCTCATCAACGACAGCGCAAACAAGGTGCAGGCCGGTTCGCAGCTGGTCGACCAGTCCGGCAAGGCGCTGGCCGAAATCGTGGATAGCGTGAAGAAGGTCACCGATATCGTGGCCGAAATCGCCGCTGCCAGCTCCGAGCAGTCGGCCGGGATCGACCAGGTCAACCATGCCGTGCTGCAGATGGACGAAATGACCCAGCAGAACGCCGCGCTCGTGGAAGAGTCCGCCGCTGCCGCCCGTGCCATGCACGAGCAGGCCACGGAGCTCAGCCGCCAGGTGTCGTTCTTCAAGGTCAACGGCCAGGGCGGCACCGCGGCCAAGGCCGCGCGCAAGGACCCGACCAAGGAAGAGATGGAAACCGTGTTTGCCGCCGTGCGCAGCCAGCCGATCGCCCGTGCGCAGCGTCCCTCCGAGCCGGCGGCTGACGCCGGTGCATGGAAGGAATTCTGATCGATGAATGCGCTCGTCACTAACGGCGATGCCGCCGTACAGGCGGGCGTAGGCGGTCCGAGCCTCGGGGAGGCGGAATTCGCCTTCCTGCGTGAGTTCGTGCTGCAGCAATGCGGTATCTCGCTGGGCGACCACAAGCGCCAGCTCGTGCAGGGGCGCCTGTTGCGCCGCCTGCGCGCGCTGAACCTGCCGGGTTTCGCGGCGTACTGCGACCTGCTGCGCCGCGATCCGGACGCCGAGCTGGGCGAACTGGCCAGCTGCATCAGCACCAATGTCACCTCGTTCTTCCGCGAGATGCACCACTACGACATGCTCGTGGCGGACCTGCTCCCGCGCTGGCTCGAGGACAAGAAAAAGAACGGCGGCCGCCTGCGCATCTGGTCCGCCGGCTGCTCCACGGGTGAGGAGCCCTATGCGCTCGCCATGGTGCTGGCCGAGGCCATCGAGCGCACCGGTTCCACGGTGGACGCGAAGATCCTCGCCACCGACCTGTCGCCGCAGGCCCTGGAAGCCGCCCGCAAGGGTGTCTACCCGGTGGATCGCCTGGGTGGCGTGGATGACGCGCGCCGTCGCCGCTGGTTCATGCGCGGCGAAGGTGCTTACGACGGCTACGCCCAGGTGCACCCGCGCCTGCGCGAGCTGGTGACCATCCAGCCGCTCAACCTGCTCCATGAATGGCCCATGCAGGGCAAGTTCGACGCCATTTTCTGCCGCAACGTCGTTATCTATTTCGACAAACCGACGAAACAGCGCCTGTTCGCTAGATACGCCGGCATGCTGGAAAGCCGGGGTTACCTGTTCCTCGGTCACTCGGAATCCATGTACGGACTATCCGACGACTTTGATCTGATCGGTCGCACGGTCTACCGGAAACGTACATGAGCGACACGTTCGTCGCGCAGCCGCGCACTTTCGCCGGCTTCGATCCAAAGAGTGTCCTGCCGGGGTTTGAGCACGTCCGCCGGTTCTGGGATCCTGCCCTGGACGTGGTCACGGTGAAGATCCTGCCGGGCGAGTACTACGTCAGCACGCAGGAAGAAATGATCTCCACGGTGCTGGGTTCGTGCGTCTCCGCGTGCGTGCGCGATACGCGCCGCCGCATTGGCGGCATGAACCACTTCATGCTGCCGGAGCCGGCCAACAACGACCGCGATAGCTGGGGTTCCACCGTGGGCCGCGCCGCGCGCTACGGCAACGACGCGATGGAACAGCTGATCAACGCCATCCTCAAGGCCGGCGGCCGTCGCGACGACCTCGAAGTGAAAATCTTCGGTGGTGGGCGCGTGCTGGCCACCATGACCGATATCGGCCAGCGCAATATCGCCTTCGTGCAGCGCTATATCGCCACCGAAAAACTGAAGCTCTGCGCGGCCGATGTCGGCGATATCTACCCGCGCCACGTGCAGTTTTTCCCGGTCAGCGGCAAGGTCCGGGTGCGCCAGCTGCGCGCTGTCCACGACACCCAGCTCGCCGATCGTGAGAAGCGATACCTCAAGCGATTGGAAAACGATCCGATAAAGGGAGATGTCGAGCTTTTCTGACGCTTAGCGTCGAAGGGTTCCCCCGCCCGTTCCTGTCCCGCCGCCTCGCCGCTGCGGGACACCTTGCCACCCGAGTTCCCAGTGCCCATGCAGAAAGTACGCGTTCTCATCGTCGACGACTCGGCCCTGGTCCGTAAGGTGCTGACCGCCATGCTCGAGTCCGATCCGGGCATCGAGGTGGTGGGCACCGCGCCGGATCCGCTGATCGCGCGCGAGAAGATCAAGGCGCTGAACCCGGACGTGCTGACGCTGGACGTGGAAATGCCGCGCATGGACGGCCTCACGTTCCTCGAGAACCTGATGCGCCTGCGGCCGATGCCGGTGGTGATGGTCTCCACGCTGACCGAGCGCGGCGCGGACGTGACCCTGCGCGCGCTGGAACTGGGCGCGGTGGACTTTTTCACCAAGCCGGCCGCCGACCTCGCCAACACCTTCATGGAGCACGCGCCGGAAATCTGCGCGAAAGTGCGCCTGGCCGCCGGCGCGAACCCGCGCGAGCGCGCCACCGTCACCAAGATTGAAAAGCTCGACCTGTCGCTGTCGAAGCTGGACGTGGCCCCGCGCCTTTCCGCCGATGCCGTGCTGCCGCGCGCGCAGACCCCGGGCAGCCGTGGTGGCCAGCGCATCATCGCCATCGGTGCCTCCACGGGCGGTACCGAAGCCATCCGCGTGGTGCTCGAGGCGATGCCGCCGACCGCACCGCCGATCGTCATCACCCAGCATATTCCCGCCGCCTTCAGTGGTCCGTTCGCCGCCCGCATGGACGGTGTGTCGGCCATGAAGGTCTGCGAAGCGCGCGACGGCCAGCCGATCCAGGCCGGCCACGTCTACATTGCCCCCGGCAGCCAGCACCTGCTGGTGATGTGGGACGGTGCGCGCCACGTCTGCCGCCTGCACGACGGCCCTCCGGTGAACCGGCACAAGCCCGCCGTGGACGTGCTGTTCCGTTCCATGGCTGCCAGTGTCGGCGCCGCCACCGTGGGCTGCCTGCTCACCGGCATGGGCGACGACGGTGCGCGCGGCCTCGCCGAGCTGAAAGAGATCGGCGCCCATACCCTCGTGCAGGACGAAGCCAGCTCCGTGGTCTGGGGCATGCCTGGCGCCGCCTGGAAGGCTGGCGCGGCGGCCGAGATGCTGCCGCTGGACCAGATCGCCCTGCGCCTGCTCGCGCTTGCCCATACCCCCATCCCCGCCACCGTCGCACGCGTTGGCACCTGAAGGACGAAGAGACATCACCATGGTCATTCCGAAGAACGAACGCATCACCGGTATCGCGGTCAGCGCGGTGGCGCTGCTCCTCGTGCTGGTGTTCCACGCCGCGTGGGTCGCGCCGCTGGTGGTTGCGCTGCTCACCGCCACCTGGATCGCGATCGCCCTGCGCCCGCGCTTCGAGGAGCCGCTGGTGGAGCTGGTGGTGAATGACACCCTGCCGGCCGACGCACAGTCCGTGCGCGAAGCCATGGAAGACGTGCGCAGCGCCATCGTCGACGAACTGGGCCACGCCAGCCGTGAGCTGCACCAGGCCCTCGACCTCGTCCGCGACGCCGTGGCCGAGCTCGGCGGCGGCTTCAACGGCCTGTCGCAGAAGACCGGCAAGCAGCAGAAGCTGCTCAGCGAAATTATCGAAGGCGGCGGCAAGGGCATCTCGGTACAGGACTTCGCCGCTCGCACCGCCGGCCTGCTGGAGCACTTCGTCGGCCTGATCGTGCAGCTGTCGCGCGAAAGCCTGCGCATCGTCTACCGCATCGACGGCATGGCGAAGGAAATGGACGCCGTGTTCGCGCTGCTCAAGAACGTGAACACCATCGCCGAAGAAACCAACCTGCTGGCGCTCAACGCCGCCATCGAAGCCGCCCGCGCTGGTGAATCCGGCCGTGGCTTCGCCGTGGTGGCCGGTGAGATCCGCAACCTCGCCCAGCACAGCAACCAGTTCAACGAGAAGATCGGCACCCACGTGGAGCGTTCGCGCACCGCAATGGAGCAGCTGCGCGAGCTGGTCGGCCGCATGGCCTCGCAGGACATGAACGTGGCCCTGCAGGCGAAGGGCGACATCGACACGATGATGTCGACGATCACCGAGAGCAATGCGCGTACCAGCGCGGCTGCCGACGAAGCCGCCACGATCAACCGTGGCCTCGGCAACGACGTGTCCACCACCATCCGCTCGCTGCAGTTCGAAGACATCCTCAGCCAGCTGCTCCACCAGACCCGTTCGCGCCTGGTCGAGCTGCAGGAAATCACCGCTGACTGCACCCGCGACATCGAAGAGCTGGCCTGCGCGCCGGCCGACGCCGCCGAACTCAGCTCCCGCGCCCAGCGCGTGCGTGCCCGCCTGGCCGACCAGCGCGAGCGTGCCCGCCTGCGTTCGCGTGGCCCGGCGCTGCAGCAGTCCATGGCTGCCGGCGACATCGACCTGTTCTAAGGGGAAGCACCATGTCCATCACCATCCATAACGATACCGAACACGGCTGCCTCACCCTGCACCTGGGCGAGCGCTTCGACTTCTCCATCCACCGCGCCTTCCACGACGCCTGCCTGGGCGACGTGGCCCAGTCGCGCAGCTACGTGCTCGACCTGGAGCAGGTCACCGGCATGGACAGCTCCGCGCTGGGCATGCTGATGCTGCTGCGCGAGCACGCCGGCGGCGAGCGCGCGGAAATTCGCATCGTCAACGCCAGCGCGGACCTGCGCAACACCCTGCGCATCGCGGGCTTCGACAAGCTTTTCACCGTGCATTGAAAACGGCTTAGACCGGTTCGCTTCGCGGAACGCCTCCTTCGGGAGGCGTTTTTTTTGCTACATGCTCATGACGGGGCCGGATTGCTGCATGGCCATCTGTTGCTGCTGCATCTGGGCCTCCATCGCCTGCTGATCCACCTGCTGTGCCCGGGCAAGGCTCTGTTCCATGGGCGGGGCGGGGGAACTGAGGGTTACCTCGGCCCAGGGTCCGGCGTTAATGCGCTGGCAGATGATGGTGTTGTCGTAGAGGCCTATGTGTTCCATCTGGCGTGGCTCGCGAATGCCTGCATGCCGCGCCTGGAGCGCCACCTCGGCCACCTTGTCGTCCGATACGTCGAAGGGCAGTTGGCGACGCATGGCGGCGTAGAGAGGGTCTTCGCCGGCCCTGGGCAGGGAGCTACGTGGCCGCGCCTCGGCGAGCGGGTGGGGTGATGACACCAGCTGCCTGGGGTCGTCGGGGTGGAACGCCTTCCGCGCCTCGCCGCGTTCCATGCGCAGGTGATGCGTATCCTCAAGGCGGTCGCGCAGACCGGCGTCGTTCACGTCGCGCATCTGGTTGAACTGGACGCCGATGGTCGGCGACGCGTGATGCAGCTCCGCCCATTCGCCCTGACGGTCACGCATGTAGTAATGGTCCGATGTCCCGATGACATTGGGATTGTCGTTGGGACGCTGGTTGATCGCCGCAGTGTAGGCCTGGCCCATGTCGCGCGCGTACTCAAGGCGCTCCGCGACCGGCATGCCTTCCTGGGTGGCGAGTTGCAGGAGGGTGTCCTTGCCGCGGTACAGGCCCATCGCATCGTTGTTGAGCATGTTCGTCCAGACCCTCTCGGCCTCCGCTTCGCCGTGGGCGCGGGAAGCCTCGAGAAGCTTTCGGGGGGTCCAGGCGTTGGGGTCGACGTGGATCTTGTCGAACGCAGCATCGTGAGCGATCTGCACGTCTTTGGCCGGAAGATTCAGCGAGCGATCGCGACGACTGTCAGCCATGTGCTGCACCCGGGCCTGATAGTCTAGCTTGACGAGGTCGACACCAAACTGATCCCACTCGCGTTCCGTGAGTACTCGGCCGTTGTGGTCGCGCGCGTAGGCAGCCGCGTAGGCGTTGGCTGTTGCGCCTGGCATGTTGTCGTTACGCACCACACCCAGCGCAAGCCGGCCGTACCCATCATTGCCTGGGAGCTGGGCGAGGTAGTTCCAGTACAGCTCCCTGTTCTCCTGCTGCGCGTAGTAGCCCAGAATGCTGATGTCGGCGTCGGAGAGTCCCGCTGCGTTCATCATTCGGACACCTGCGCCTGGCGCAGCGTGTGCTTGACGAGGTCTTCAATACGGCGCCAGTCATGGAGGACAATGCGCTGATATCGAATTCTGACGATGGCCTTATAGTCGGGTAGCAGGAATACGTGCGAGCACGTTGCCCGGCGGCCGTTGACCGGCGCATCGACGATGCGGCCGCCCTCGAGGTACGTCCCGTTCGGGATCTCCCGCGGATCACACATGATGACCGTGAGCGGCTTGCCGTTGGCGTCCGTGCGTAGGTACCAGTCCTCGTTGAGGCCGCCGGGTTCTGCGGCAGGCGTCCCCGGGCCGTATAGCGATGCGTAGAACGCGCTTAGCCGCTCGAAGTCCATGAAGTACGGTGTGAGCCCGTGCACCGGGGCGCCCTTGATCCGCATGTTCAGATTCTCCGCCGGATTCTGCCGGAGGATCGGGTCGGAAAG is part of the Luteibacter pinisoli genome and harbors:
- a CDS encoding chemotaxis protein CheW, which produces MNQPASTATVADEAAQYLTVNLGNEEYGVDILAVREIRGWTPVTRIPQAPSYVLGVLNLRGAIVPVLDLRLRFGLAREEYTATTVCVIVMVAGRQFGVVVDAVSDVVEVVASGIRPVPDMGTTVDTEYLKGLTSAGERMVLLLDVDRLLQPQDAQMLEAALASADTKAVA
- a CDS encoding methyl-accepting chemotaxis protein, with amino-acid sequence MKKLKLKIPALTVRGRLYGVLGLLTAMLLGGAAVGLGAMYFQNEGMRQIYEEELAPSEMLSRVNTRALMAFVVLGEAAAKVDQKDQVNQKLAEFDKYQEEMTKLKADFVKLPMSDDIKKLYDKWQATNDDYNSAKADMVDALKQGDNGASDVLELQVRPLLMDRQDKLNKLIEAKRIEAEGIYAKETAQYKTIRALSIGSLSVGLFICLLIGVLVVRSIIATLTKTVAVAHEIAEGKLGHDIKVTRSDELGQLQSAFKTMDERLAAIVSEVRHGSGSVSTAAQQISRGNDDLSQRTQEQASSLEETASSMEEMTSTVKQNAENASHANQLARGAREQAEKGGEVVAQTVIAMREISSSSKKISDIVSLIDEIAFQTNLLALNAAVEAARAGEQGRGFAVVATEVRNLSGRSANAAKEIKALINDSANKVQAGSQLVDQSGKALAEIVDSVKKVTDIVAEIAAASSEQSAGIDQVNHAVLQMDEMTQQNAALVEESAAAARAMHEQATELSRQVSFFKVNGQGGTAAKAARKDPTKEEMETVFAAVRSQPIARAQRPSEPAADAGAWKEF
- a CDS encoding CheR family methyltransferase, with amino-acid sequence MNALVTNGDAAVQAGVGGPSLGEAEFAFLREFVLQQCGISLGDHKRQLVQGRLLRRLRALNLPGFAAYCDLLRRDPDAELGELASCISTNVTSFFREMHHYDMLVADLLPRWLEDKKKNGGRLRIWSAGCSTGEEPYALAMVLAEAIERTGSTVDAKILATDLSPQALEAARKGVYPVDRLGGVDDARRRRWFMRGEGAYDGYAQVHPRLRELVTIQPLNLLHEWPMQGKFDAIFCRNVVIYFDKPTKQRLFARYAGMLESRGYLFLGHSESMYGLSDDFDLIGRTVYRKRT
- the cheD gene encoding chemoreceptor glutamine deamidase CheD → MSDTFVAQPRTFAGFDPKSVLPGFEHVRRFWDPALDVVTVKILPGEYYVSTQEEMISTVLGSCVSACVRDTRRRIGGMNHFMLPEPANNDRDSWGSTVGRAARYGNDAMEQLINAILKAGGRRDDLEVKIFGGGRVLATMTDIGQRNIAFVQRYIATEKLKLCAADVGDIYPRHVQFFPVSGKVRVRQLRAVHDTQLADREKRYLKRLENDPIKGDVELF
- a CDS encoding protein-glutamate methylesterase/protein-glutamine glutaminase, producing the protein MQKVRVLIVDDSALVRKVLTAMLESDPGIEVVGTAPDPLIAREKIKALNPDVLTLDVEMPRMDGLTFLENLMRLRPMPVVMVSTLTERGADVTLRALELGAVDFFTKPAADLANTFMEHAPEICAKVRLAAGANPRERATVTKIEKLDLSLSKLDVAPRLSADAVLPRAQTPGSRGGQRIIAIGASTGGTEAIRVVLEAMPPTAPPIVITQHIPAAFSGPFAARMDGVSAMKVCEARDGQPIQAGHVYIAPGSQHLLVMWDGARHVCRLHDGPPVNRHKPAVDVLFRSMAASVGAATVGCLLTGMGDDGARGLAELKEIGAHTLVQDEASSVVWGMPGAAWKAGAAAEMLPLDQIALRLLALAHTPIPATVARVGT
- a CDS encoding methyl-accepting chemotaxis protein — its product is MVIPKNERITGIAVSAVALLLVLVFHAAWVAPLVVALLTATWIAIALRPRFEEPLVELVVNDTLPADAQSVREAMEDVRSAIVDELGHASRELHQALDLVRDAVAELGGGFNGLSQKTGKQQKLLSEIIEGGGKGISVQDFAARTAGLLEHFVGLIVQLSRESLRIVYRIDGMAKEMDAVFALLKNVNTIAEETNLLALNAAIEAARAGESGRGFAVVAGEIRNLAQHSNQFNEKIGTHVERSRTAMEQLRELVGRMASQDMNVALQAKGDIDTMMSTITESNARTSAAADEAATINRGLGNDVSTTIRSLQFEDILSQLLHQTRSRLVELQEITADCTRDIEELACAPADAAELSSRAQRVRARLADQRERARLRSRGPALQQSMAAGDIDLF
- a CDS encoding STAS domain-containing protein, encoding MSITIHNDTEHGCLTLHLGERFDFSIHRAFHDACLGDVAQSRSYVLDLEQVTGMDSSALGMLMLLREHAGGERAEIRIVNASADLRNTLRIAGFDKLFTVH